One segment of Sulfobacillus thermosulfidooxidans DSM 9293 DNA contains the following:
- a CDS encoding phage holin family protein → MSWIGAIVRFVVAALVLMVMGYIVPGFSHLGFWSALLAALIIALAGYIIEAMFGKSASPYGRGFIGFLVAAIVIYFTQFLVPGMHVSILGALLAAFVIGLVDLFIPTAVR, encoded by the coding sequence ATGAGCTGGATTGGCGCGATTGTTCGGTTCGTCGTAGCAGCACTTGTTTTAATGGTTATGGGCTATATTGTGCCCGGATTTTCGCATTTAGGCTTTTGGTCTGCGTTATTGGCTGCCTTAATTATTGCCTTGGCGGGCTACATTATCGAGGCTATGTTCGGAAAATCCGCGTCACCCTATGGTCGAGGTTTTATCGGATTTTTGGTTGCCGCGATTGTTATCTATTTCACGCAGTTCTTAGTCCCTGGCATGCATGTTTCTATTTTGGGCGCGTTATTGGCAGCCTTTGTGATTGGGCTCGTCGACCTGTTTATCCCTACCGCCGTCCGTTAA
- a CDS encoding replication-associated recombination protein A: MVSGDLFASAGANSREQQAPLAWKLRPRTLEEVAGQEHLTGPHGIIRSMLKGQVRSIIFHGPAGTGKTTLARIVAEQVGLSFVELSAIDSGVKEIRTVADQARERWNLNGKGTLLFLDEIHRFNRAQQDVLLPFVEDGTLVLFGATTENPWISINRALLSRCLLLEVKPLTSRAVIAILERAWTRRGEWWHPDGQRDPEVFEAIAERVGGDGRFALSVLEQMAILADAKASRVLSMAHLDEVMTSSRHYHDRMGDLHYDLTSAFIKSLRGSDPDAALYWFGRLLAGGTDPRYIMRRMMVHAAEDVGLADPMALVVATAAWTALEAVGLPEARIPMAQAVLYIAAAPKSNSVVKALGKLDEVLKRYPQSEVPSYLRDHHFGERTLHEGYRYPHDFPNHYVDQRYLPWDMDNIQIFEGSDQGQEKMLIKDLETRRRQGLEPNV; encoded by the coding sequence ATGGTGAGTGGGGATTTATTCGCCAGTGCAGGCGCAAATAGTCGTGAACAACAGGCACCGTTAGCCTGGAAATTGCGTCCGCGAACCCTTGAGGAGGTGGCCGGTCAAGAACACTTGACCGGCCCTCACGGTATTATTCGCTCGATGTTAAAGGGACAAGTTCGGTCCATAATCTTTCACGGACCTGCTGGAACAGGGAAAACCACCTTAGCACGGATCGTGGCCGAACAGGTGGGGCTCTCGTTTGTTGAATTGTCGGCCATTGATAGTGGAGTTAAAGAAATCAGGACTGTCGCCGATCAAGCCCGGGAACGATGGAATCTCAACGGGAAGGGGACGTTACTTTTTCTTGATGAAATTCATCGCTTTAACCGCGCACAGCAAGACGTCTTATTGCCCTTTGTCGAAGACGGCACGCTCGTCTTGTTTGGAGCAACCACGGAAAACCCTTGGATTTCTATCAATCGTGCCTTATTATCTCGGTGCCTGTTACTGGAAGTGAAGCCCTTAACTTCTAGAGCCGTCATCGCCATCTTAGAACGCGCATGGACAAGGCGCGGCGAATGGTGGCACCCAGACGGGCAGAGAGATCCCGAAGTCTTCGAAGCGATTGCCGAACGTGTGGGCGGTGATGGACGTTTTGCCTTAAGTGTGTTGGAGCAAATGGCGATTTTGGCCGATGCGAAGGCGAGCCGGGTCCTAAGTATGGCTCACCTCGATGAAGTGATGACATCGAGCCGGCATTACCATGATCGCATGGGAGATCTGCACTATGACCTGACTTCCGCGTTTATCAAGAGCTTGCGGGGCTCGGATCCGGATGCTGCCCTCTACTGGTTTGGACGATTGCTGGCCGGGGGAACAGATCCTCGGTATATTATGCGGCGTATGATGGTCCATGCGGCTGAGGATGTGGGACTGGCGGATCCAATGGCACTGGTGGTCGCCACTGCGGCCTGGACGGCCTTGGAGGCGGTCGGATTGCCGGAGGCACGGATCCCGATGGCTCAAGCTGTTCTTTATATTGCTGCGGCTCCAAAGTCCAATAGTGTGGTCAAGGCGTTAGGAAAACTCGACGAGGTCTTGAAGCGGTATCCCCAAAGTGAAGTGCCATCGTATTTGCGCGATCATCATTTTGGCGAAAGGACTTTACATGAAGGATACCGCTATCCTCACGATTTTCCCAACCATTATGTCGACCAGCGTTATCTTCCTTGGGATATGGACAATATCCAAATATTTGAAGGTAGCGACCAAGGTCAAGAAAAGATGTTGATTAAAGACCTCGAAACCAGACGACGTCAAGGCTTAGAACCGAATGTCTGA
- the ltaE gene encoding low-specificity L-threonine aldolase, whose amino-acid sequence MSESYQGYVDLRSDTVTRPTSAMREAMYQAEVGDDVYGEDPTVNQLEEYAAHLLGKEASLFVPSGTMANQIAILTHTQRGDEVFIHRDNHIYYYEGGAAAMWSQATFTQLAGPEGLMSPEDLEASIRPKNIHHPRPRLLSLENTHNRAGGAALSRERLRPLIEVARRHQLQVHLDGARIANAAIALGVPIAELTEDVDSVSMCLSKGLGAPVGSVIAGSKAYIDQARVYRKWLGGGMRQAGILAAAGIYALDHHIERLADDHRRALTLAQALIDMGYRVDMPSVPTNMVMVDLDVPVDGVISALKTAGILLGAMGPRRLRLVTHLDVDDEGIQRTIDAFAHLTPAKG is encoded by the coding sequence ATGAGCGAGTCCTATCAGGGTTATGTGGATTTACGCTCGGATACCGTCACCCGGCCGACCTCGGCTATGCGTGAGGCGATGTACCAGGCCGAGGTAGGGGATGATGTCTACGGTGAAGATCCGACCGTCAATCAGTTGGAAGAATATGCCGCCCACCTTCTTGGCAAAGAAGCCAGTTTATTTGTCCCCTCAGGAACCATGGCCAACCAGATTGCGATTTTGACCCATACTCAACGGGGCGATGAAGTTTTCATTCACCGTGATAATCATATTTATTATTACGAAGGCGGCGCGGCGGCTATGTGGTCGCAAGCCACGTTTACTCAGCTTGCGGGTCCTGAGGGTCTAATGAGTCCGGAAGATTTAGAAGCCAGTATCCGGCCTAAAAATATCCATCATCCCCGCCCCAGATTGCTGTCTTTGGAGAATACTCACAACCGGGCGGGCGGCGCGGCGTTGTCCCGGGAGCGATTACGTCCCTTGATTGAGGTGGCCCGCCGACATCAGCTTCAGGTGCATTTGGACGGGGCCCGCATTGCCAATGCCGCCATCGCGCTCGGGGTGCCTATTGCGGAATTAACCGAGGATGTGGACTCGGTGTCTATGTGTCTTTCTAAAGGGCTGGGGGCGCCGGTAGGATCTGTGATTGCCGGATCGAAAGCGTATATCGATCAAGCTCGGGTCTACCGCAAATGGTTAGGGGGAGGAATGCGGCAGGCTGGCATTTTGGCGGCCGCCGGGATTTATGCGTTGGATCATCACATCGAGCGTCTAGCCGATGATCATAGACGCGCTTTAACCCTCGCTCAGGCTTTGATAGACATGGGATATCGTGTGGACATGCCCTCTGTCCCCACCAATATGGTGATGGTGGATCTGGACGTTCCGGTGGATGGGGTGATCAGCGCCTTAAAAACGGCAGGGATTTTACTCGGAGCCATGGGGCCAAGACGATTACGTTTGGTAACCCATCTCGATGTCGATGATGAGGGCATTCAGCGCACGATTGACGCGTTTGCCCATTTAACCCCTGCGAAAGGGTGA
- the hisS gene encoding histidine--tRNA ligase: MRSEFQRPRGTQDILPPASYRMEQIRRIAIDTAAKFGYDLIETPIFEQTPVFLRVGESTDIVQHERYSFTDAGGVDLTLRPEGTAAIARAYVEHGMFNQPQPVRMCYYGPMFRRERPQALRYRQHTQFGAELYGSSQPEADAEIILLACDVVEQVGLKNPLIRLNSIGCSQCRPSYRKSLIEYYQGRHQELCEDCQTRIHTNPLRLLDCKIDVEIRQQAPDIQDYWCEDCRAHYQQLTTLLTEAGRQVIRDPFLVRGLDYYTRTVFEIGHPSLGNQTALFGGGRYDGLATTLDGPEVTPAVGFGMGIERILSAVEENFPLPLKRSVYVAHLPGFEDAAFVLAENLRQQGFSAESDLLHRSLKAQLRDANRRSTVVVIVGGKEWEQGQVAVKRLGESEQLTIHQDQLSEFLRQELTPNP, translated from the coding sequence ATGCGTTCAGAATTTCAAAGACCCCGCGGTACTCAAGACATTCTTCCGCCCGCATCCTACCGTATGGAACAAATACGGCGTATTGCCATTGATACGGCGGCTAAATTTGGTTATGACCTCATTGAAACCCCCATATTTGAGCAAACTCCAGTCTTTTTGCGGGTGGGAGAATCCACCGATATCGTCCAGCACGAACGGTATTCGTTTACCGATGCTGGGGGTGTCGATTTAACGTTGCGCCCGGAGGGAACAGCGGCTATTGCCAGAGCCTACGTGGAACACGGCATGTTTAATCAACCCCAGCCGGTCAGAATGTGTTATTACGGGCCGATGTTTCGCCGAGAACGGCCTCAAGCATTACGCTACCGGCAGCACACGCAGTTCGGAGCGGAACTTTATGGTTCGAGTCAACCCGAAGCAGACGCCGAAATCATTTTGTTGGCCTGTGACGTCGTCGAGCAAGTTGGCTTAAAAAATCCTCTCATCCGGTTAAATTCGATTGGCTGTTCCCAGTGCCGCCCTTCATACCGAAAGAGCTTGATTGAGTATTATCAAGGACGACACCAAGAACTTTGTGAGGATTGTCAAACCCGCATTCACACCAATCCTTTACGCCTTCTGGATTGCAAAATTGATGTGGAGATTAGGCAACAAGCTCCGGACATTCAAGACTACTGGTGTGAGGACTGCCGCGCGCATTATCAGCAGTTGACGACATTGTTAACCGAAGCCGGGCGTCAGGTGATTCGCGATCCCTTTTTAGTGCGGGGATTAGACTATTATACTCGAACGGTTTTCGAAATTGGTCATCCCTCCTTAGGCAACCAAACAGCTTTATTTGGCGGGGGCCGGTATGATGGCTTAGCGACCACCCTCGATGGCCCCGAAGTGACACCGGCGGTGGGCTTTGGTATGGGGATTGAACGCATATTGTCTGCCGTAGAAGAGAATTTCCCGCTACCACTCAAGCGTTCTGTGTATGTCGCACATCTTCCGGGCTTTGAGGATGCCGCATTCGTGTTGGCCGAAAACCTCCGGCAGCAAGGATTCAGTGCCGAATCGGATTTGTTGCACAGAAGTCTAAAAGCCCAATTGCGCGATGCGAACCGGCGCAGCACGGTGGTCGTGATTGTCGGCGGTAAAGAATGGGAACAAGGACAAGTGGCGGTGAAACGTCTTGGGGAAAGTGAACAACTGACGATACATCAAGACCAGTTGAGCGAGTTCTTGCGCCAAGAATTAACGCCAAACCCATGA
- the dtd gene encoding D-aminoacyl-tRNA deacylase, with translation MRALIQRVKRASVSVDGNITGTIDHGLLVFLGITHDDDLSTASWMAEKILSLRIFPDEQGKMNRHVSEVGGGLLVVSQFTLYADAAHGRRPSFSKAAPRAIAEPLYEEFVAICRQHIAPVATGSFGADMDVSLVNWGPVTIWLESVTKPGN, from the coding sequence ATGCGTGCCTTGATTCAGCGCGTGAAACGCGCTTCTGTGAGTGTTGATGGGAACATCACTGGGACCATTGACCATGGGTTATTGGTGTTCTTAGGGATTACACATGATGACGATTTGTCCACCGCGTCATGGATGGCTGAGAAAATTTTGTCGTTGCGCATTTTTCCTGACGAGCAGGGTAAAATGAATCGCCATGTCAGCGAGGTGGGCGGCGGACTTTTAGTCGTATCACAGTTTACGCTATATGCCGATGCCGCCCACGGTCGGCGCCCGAGTTTTTCCAAGGCAGCGCCGAGGGCCATTGCGGAACCGTTATATGAAGAATTTGTGGCCATTTGTCGTCAACACATTGCACCGGTGGCCACCGGTTCGTTCGGGGCCGATATGGATGTGTCGTTAGTTAACTGGGGTCCGGTAACCATTTGGCTTGAGAGTGTGACAAAACCCGGTAACTAA
- the aspS gene encoding aspartate--tRNA ligase: MLGRTHYAAEINETLEGQTVTVAGWVHRRRDHGGLIFIDLRDRSGLVQIVADPTQEENFRELDRVRLEYVLAVQGTVKRRPEGMENKELASGAVEISPERVVILAEAKTPPFMPADADAVDEILRLKYRYIDLRRISLLNNFILRDKVLMAVRQFFHSHGFLDVETPSLARSTPEGARDFLVPSRLQPGAFYALPQSPQIFKQLLMVAGFDRYYQIAKVFRDEDLRADRQPEFTQIDVEMSFMSQEEILNMMEAMLRYVFQESLGINLEPFPRMTWQEAMEGYGSDKPDLRAGEKLWNLTEMTAQQIAWPVLRESSFVGGVVFRDYQPSRKHLDNWVDFAKSLGAGGLIWIVKSPGQIRSSAGKWLSAEELQMLADAVQLRDGDVLLIVAGDKMPSLNVLGQLRLEFARQENRIEEGWRFLWVTDFPLFEWSQEENRLVSAHHPFTMPHPDDIALIETDPLAVRSQAYDVVLNGTELASGSLRIFQPQLQARIFSALGLKPEEIDEKFGFLIQAFQYGAPPHGGIAFGLDRMVMLMAGAKSLREVIAFPKTARGIDPLMNAPSPVDPRQLDEVGIQIKK, translated from the coding sequence ATGTTGGGCCGCACACATTATGCCGCGGAAATTAATGAAACCTTAGAAGGACAAACGGTGACGGTGGCCGGTTGGGTTCACCGTCGGCGGGATCATGGGGGACTCATATTTATTGATTTGCGTGATCGGTCGGGACTTGTGCAAATTGTCGCTGACCCCACCCAAGAAGAAAATTTTCGGGAATTAGACCGAGTGCGATTGGAATATGTGTTGGCGGTTCAGGGCACGGTCAAACGCCGGCCAGAAGGAATGGAGAACAAGGAATTGGCGTCGGGAGCGGTCGAGATTTCTCCTGAACGAGTTGTGATTTTAGCGGAAGCGAAAACGCCGCCGTTTATGCCTGCGGATGCTGATGCCGTTGATGAAATATTGCGGCTCAAATACCGTTATATTGATCTGCGCCGCATCAGCTTGTTGAACAACTTCATTTTGCGGGATAAAGTGCTCATGGCGGTGCGCCAATTCTTTCACAGCCACGGCTTCTTAGATGTAGAAACGCCGTCTTTAGCCCGTTCCACGCCAGAGGGAGCTCGTGACTTTTTGGTGCCGAGCCGGTTACAGCCCGGGGCATTTTATGCTTTACCCCAAAGCCCCCAGATTTTCAAACAACTCCTGATGGTCGCGGGCTTTGATCGCTATTACCAAATTGCTAAAGTCTTTCGGGACGAAGATTTGCGCGCTGACCGGCAACCGGAATTTACCCAAATTGATGTGGAAATGTCATTTATGTCCCAAGAGGAAATCCTTAACATGATGGAAGCGATGTTGCGGTATGTCTTTCAAGAAAGTCTTGGGATCAACTTGGAGCCTTTTCCGCGTATGACATGGCAAGAGGCCATGGAAGGATACGGCTCGGATAAACCCGATCTACGAGCGGGCGAGAAATTATGGAATTTGACCGAAATGACAGCCCAACAGATTGCGTGGCCGGTGTTGCGTGAGTCCTCGTTTGTGGGTGGGGTGGTTTTTCGTGACTACCAACCCTCGCGTAAGCACTTGGATAACTGGGTGGATTTCGCTAAAAGTTTGGGAGCTGGCGGACTAATTTGGATTGTGAAGTCGCCAGGCCAGATCCGGTCTTCGGCCGGAAAATGGTTAAGTGCCGAGGAACTGCAAATGTTAGCCGATGCTGTCCAGTTACGGGATGGCGACGTGCTATTGATTGTGGCCGGCGATAAGATGCCGAGTCTCAATGTACTCGGTCAATTGCGTTTGGAATTTGCGCGTCAGGAAAACCGCATCGAAGAAGGTTGGCGCTTTTTGTGGGTCACGGACTTTCCGTTGTTTGAATGGTCACAAGAAGAAAATCGCTTGGTCTCGGCACATCATCCCTTTACCATGCCCCATCCCGATGATATTGCCTTGATTGAGACCGATCCTTTAGCGGTTCGTTCGCAAGCTTATGATGTGGTGCTGAATGGAACAGAACTTGCGTCAGGAAGTTTACGTATTTTCCAACCGCAACTGCAAGCACGCATTTTCTCGGCGCTCGGTTTAAAACCCGAAGAAATCGATGAAAAGTTTGGGTTTCTCATCCAGGCCTTTCAGTACGGTGCTCCCCCGCATGGCGGTATTGCCTTTGGCCTTGACCGGATGGTCATGTTAATGGCTGGGGCTAAGAGTTTGCGGGAAGTGATTGCCTTTCCGAAAACGGCACGAGGCATTGATCCCCTGATGAATGCGCCGAGTCCTGTCGATCCTCGGCAATTAGATGAGGTCGGTATTCAAATCAAAAAATAA
- the trxA gene encoding thioredoxin: protein MADNVVVVSQANFHQVIEESPNPVIVDFWAAWCVPCRMISPILEELAQERQGSITIAKLNVDENPTIAAEYGVMSIPTLIKFQNGQETSRVVGALPKAQLLKKLGL, encoded by the coding sequence TTGGCAGATAATGTCGTGGTTGTAAGTCAAGCAAATTTTCATCAAGTGATTGAAGAATCTCCTAACCCGGTTATTGTGGATTTTTGGGCTGCATGGTGTGTGCCCTGTCGTATGATCAGTCCGATTTTGGAGGAATTGGCTCAAGAACGTCAAGGTTCGATTACCATCGCCAAATTGAATGTGGATGAGAATCCGACAATCGCGGCGGAATATGGCGTAATGAGTATCCCCACCCTCATTAAATTCCAAAATGGTCAAGAGACATCCCGTGTGGTGGGAGCGCTCCCCAAAGCTCAGTTGTTGAAGAAGTTGGGATTATGA
- a CDS encoding DUF3243 family protein, with protein sequence MAKGVPQSFHELKSRVAEKLRNGDNNVQEDVIDMGDAMLQAGVEPKNAQDRVAKRMWQASGPHEKQMLANVVTRMAKDDDELS encoded by the coding sequence TTGGCGAAGGGTGTTCCGCAATCGTTTCACGAGTTGAAATCGCGCGTTGCCGAGAAACTCCGCAACGGTGATAACAACGTCCAAGAAGACGTGATCGACATGGGCGACGCCATGCTACAAGCCGGCGTTGAGCCAAAAAATGCTCAAGACCGGGTAGCAAAGCGGATGTGGCAAGCTAGCGGGCCTCACGAAAAGCAGATGCTTGCCAACGTGGTCACCCGGATGGCGAAGGACGACGACGAACTGTCTTAA
- a CDS encoding succinate dehydrogenase/fumarate reductase iron-sulfur subunit — protein sequence MSDQFVLRIFRGDQNGGEEREYYVPAIPGMVVLDAVHYVQAHDAPDLAVRWNCKAAHCGSCSAEINGMPKLMCKTRLDDYKGQVVHIQPMRTFPIIKDLVTDVSWNYEVAKKIPTFHPETAAPFRMQQWDVDRIQEFHHCIECFLCQDVCHVLRDHHAQDEYFGPRFMVKMAEFEMHPEDRADRVPQLKNEAGIGMCNVTKCCTEVCPQHIHITDNAIIPLKERVADRYYDPIRSFFRRLGKKDESSQSVPTKG from the coding sequence ATGAGCGATCAGTTTGTGTTGAGAATTTTTCGCGGTGACCAAAACGGGGGAGAAGAACGGGAATATTATGTGCCAGCCATTCCCGGAATGGTTGTCTTAGATGCTGTCCACTATGTTCAGGCTCATGATGCTCCCGATTTGGCGGTTCGCTGGAACTGCAAGGCGGCTCATTGTGGGTCCTGTTCCGCTGAGATTAATGGCATGCCCAAACTCATGTGCAAAACCCGGTTGGATGATTACAAGGGTCAAGTAGTGCATATTCAACCTATGAGGACCTTTCCGATTATTAAAGATTTGGTAACCGATGTTTCGTGGAATTATGAAGTGGCCAAAAAAATTCCCACGTTTCATCCCGAAACCGCTGCACCATTTCGGATGCAACAATGGGATGTCGACCGCATTCAAGAATTTCATCACTGTATCGAATGTTTCTTATGCCAAGATGTTTGCCATGTTTTGCGCGATCATCATGCCCAAGACGAATATTTTGGTCCACGTTTCATGGTCAAAATGGCGGAATTTGAAATGCATCCAGAGGATCGGGCGGACCGGGTACCGCAACTTAAAAATGAGGCCGGGATCGGTATGTGCAACGTGACCAAGTGTTGTACAGAAGTTTGTCCGCAACATATCCATATTACGGATAATGCGATCATTCCTCTTAAAGAACGAGTGGCGGACCGTTATTACGATCCTATTCGGAGTTTCTTCCGCCGCCTGGGCAAAAAAGATGAATCATCCCAAAGTGTTCCCACCAAGGGATAA
- a CDS encoding FAD-binding protein, giving the protein MNIETMETHSFDVLVLGSGGAGLRAAVEAASGGGLSVAVIGKSLLGKAHTVMAEGGAAASIGNVDSLDSWQTHFYDTMKSGHYINNFRTVEVFAKEAAARVLELEQWGAVFDRTPEGLIMQRAFGGHSFRRLAHIGDRTGMELLRTLQYKAISMDISIFQEVTITRLLMDKDRIAGAFGYYRADGHFVVFKAKAVVLATGGWGKVYKVTSNSWESTGDGAAMAYRIGAELQDMEMVQFHPTGMVWPPGVAGLLVTEGVRGEGGILYNSEKERFMLRYDPERQELSTRDVVARSIFKEVQAGRGTPHGGAWLDISHKGADFIKRKLPGMYEQLLTLGDVDITKSPFEVAPTCHYTMGGVKAHAETCATNIPGLFAAGEVACGLHGANRLGGNSLADILVFGRRAGIAARDFAGSRKGEVSIPESQIEEEVTRVLEPFNRPNGENPYTIHEELQAVMSTHAGIVRDQQTLEEGLEKVLKLQERAKNMGAQGGRAYNPGWHAVFDVENMLTLSELIIRGALERKESRGAHWRTDYPDELEEMGKWNFVHEYSPDGDRIKQVPVPTMPPALQEICARPVAPGREASDKPNQRKGASS; this is encoded by the coding sequence ATGAATATCGAAACGATGGAAACGCACTCATTTGACGTTTTGGTTTTAGGGTCCGGAGGAGCCGGCTTGCGTGCCGCAGTGGAAGCCGCCTCTGGTGGTGGACTGTCTGTTGCGGTCATTGGTAAATCCCTCTTGGGGAAGGCCCACACAGTCATGGCCGAAGGGGGAGCCGCTGCCTCGATTGGAAATGTAGACAGTCTCGATAGTTGGCAGACACATTTTTATGACACCATGAAAAGTGGGCATTACATTAATAACTTCCGGACTGTTGAGGTTTTCGCTAAAGAAGCTGCTGCAAGGGTTTTGGAACTTGAGCAGTGGGGCGCTGTGTTTGACCGCACACCAGAAGGTTTGATTATGCAGCGGGCGTTTGGTGGTCATAGTTTTCGCCGTCTCGCTCATATTGGGGACCGGACGGGCATGGAACTATTACGCACATTGCAGTACAAGGCCATTTCGATGGATATCAGTATTTTCCAAGAAGTGACCATTACCCGCCTGCTAATGGATAAGGACCGCATTGCGGGAGCTTTTGGTTACTACCGTGCTGATGGGCATTTTGTCGTGTTTAAGGCTAAAGCCGTGGTACTGGCGACAGGCGGATGGGGCAAAGTGTATAAGGTGACCTCGAACTCGTGGGAAAGTACGGGCGATGGGGCAGCTATGGCATACCGAATCGGTGCTGAACTGCAAGATATGGAAATGGTTCAATTCCATCCGACTGGTATGGTCTGGCCGCCAGGGGTCGCTGGCTTATTGGTCACCGAGGGCGTGCGTGGTGAAGGCGGGATTCTTTATAACTCGGAAAAAGAGCGCTTTATGTTGCGTTATGATCCCGAGCGGCAAGAGCTCTCGACGCGCGATGTTGTGGCCCGGTCAATTTTTAAAGAGGTGCAAGCAGGACGGGGCACACCGCACGGGGGCGCTTGGCTCGATATCAGTCATAAGGGTGCTGACTTTATCAAGCGAAAGTTGCCCGGAATGTATGAGCAATTATTGACTCTAGGGGACGTGGATATTACCAAATCACCATTTGAGGTGGCGCCAACTTGCCATTATACAATGGGTGGAGTAAAAGCCCATGCTGAAACGTGTGCCACCAACATTCCAGGTTTATTCGCCGCCGGAGAAGTGGCTTGCGGTCTTCATGGCGCCAACCGTCTTGGCGGCAATTCGCTCGCTGACATTCTTGTGTTTGGACGTCGAGCGGGGATTGCGGCCCGAGACTTTGCAGGATCTCGCAAGGGAGAGGTAAGTATTCCGGAATCCCAAATTGAGGAAGAAGTGACGCGGGTTCTCGAACCCTTTAACCGGCCCAATGGAGAGAATCCTTACACCATTCATGAAGAACTCCAAGCGGTCATGTCGACTCATGCGGGAATTGTCCGCGATCAACAGACGTTGGAGGAAGGGCTCGAAAAGGTTTTGAAACTTCAAGAACGCGCAAAGAATATGGGAGCGCAAGGTGGGCGAGCCTACAATCCCGGTTGGCATGCGGTGTTCGACGTGGAAAATATGTTGACCTTATCGGAACTGATTATTCGAGGCGCATTGGAACGCAAAGAAAGCCGGGGAGCCCACTGGCGTACGGATTATCCAGACGAACTCGAGGAAATGGGCAAGTGGAATTTTGTTCATGAGTATTCTCCGGATGGTGACCGGATTAAGCAAGTTCCGGTGCCGACTATGCCGCCCGCTCTTCAGGAAATTTGTGCGAGGCCCGTGGCGCCGGGACGTGAAGCTTCTGATAAACCCAATCAGCGGAAAGGGGCGTCGTCATGA